A DNA window from Tenuifilaceae bacterium CYCD contains the following coding sequences:
- a CDS encoding multidrug ABC transporter encodes MKLTELSIKRSTIPVVIFIILALGGIFSYTLLNKELTPKIEVPINAILTVYPGAAPSEVESSVTEKVEEAISSLQGIDKINSYSFESMSVVVINYEDGIDVDVSLQECERKVNAIKNNLPENAKEPQFMKFDMTMLPVMDIAVNSNIPEKEFYDLIDNEIKTQISQVKGVAQVNIIGGNQREIEIKANAQKLEQYGISLMQVKQMIEAANVDFPTGKIKDDNNKTIIRIAGKFKDLDEIRNLVVGAAKDGSIIKVSDVATVVDGTKKASKLARINGKPAIGLSIQKQTDGNAVEISKNVKTLIASFEKEYAKQNLKFTIATDLSDFTQDAIDGVMVDLVFAIVLVSITMLLFLHTFRNLIFIFVSIPTSIISTFTFFWLFGFSLNIMTLLAMSIVVGVIVDDAIVVLENIYRHLEMGKSRWQASIDSIKEIGLTVTSITIVLIAVFLPIGLTSGMTGQMLRSFSLVIVMSILVSLLVSFTLVPLLTSRFGKLKVWDKNRLFDRFLLGFEKFVTGFKNLIMSALNWALGHKLATMIGATVLLFGSFYLVGGGFIQTEMMDQGDRGEFIIAMELDRSATIEQTNSFCLGIEKKMLEYPEISSVYTKVGSKGGSMSITETPYGAEFNVKLVDKNKRELSAKLFGKKLKNDLSATFVGPTFKVSEVSMVGSTSTPIEIYVRSSNFEDAKAYAKIVANELRNIEGTVDIESSVEAGDKELVVRVDREKLAKLGLTIGEIGQQMYMSYEGNRDLKYRDGSNEYDLFISLDEFDRKSKADVENISFTNRAGQLIKLSQVANITEGESPSTLNRYNKLPSVRIAGNTIGKTIGTIGAEIKERLAKTDKPAGVDVVYAGSMEQQSKSFSSLGIALLASIIFMYLIMVALYDSYVYPMVVMLSLPLAIVGALLALALSAKSLSLFSIMGIIMLMGLVAKNAILVVDFANNAQELGKKAKDAIVEATSVRFRPILMTNLALVVGLLPIALGSGAGAEWKNGLGWVLIGGLTSSMFLSMIIVPVLYVILDKLVKRTKKEVIKSELIKTNELISEN; translated from the coding sequence ATGAAATTAACAGAACTATCAATAAAACGTTCAACCATTCCAGTAGTAATATTTATCATTCTGGCATTGGGTGGCATATTCAGCTATACATTACTAAATAAGGAACTCACCCCGAAAATTGAAGTGCCTATTAACGCCATACTGACTGTATACCCGGGCGCAGCACCATCGGAAGTAGAAAGTTCGGTTACTGAAAAAGTGGAAGAAGCCATTTCCTCACTTCAAGGGATCGATAAAATAAACTCATACTCTTTCGAGAGCATGTCGGTAGTAGTTATTAACTATGAGGATGGTATTGATGTTGACGTATCGTTACAGGAATGTGAAAGGAAGGTAAACGCAATCAAGAACAACCTGCCAGAAAATGCCAAAGAGCCCCAGTTCATGAAATTCGACATGACTATGCTCCCGGTTATGGATATTGCGGTAAACTCGAACATACCAGAAAAAGAATTCTACGATTTAATTGACAACGAGATAAAAACTCAAATCTCGCAGGTTAAGGGTGTTGCCCAAGTAAACATTATTGGTGGAAATCAGCGCGAAATAGAGATAAAAGCCAATGCACAAAAACTAGAGCAATACGGCATTTCGTTAATGCAGGTGAAACAGATGATTGAGGCGGCCAACGTAGATTTTCCGACAGGAAAAATTAAGGATGATAACAACAAAACGATCATCCGTATTGCCGGAAAATTTAAGGACCTCGATGAGATAAGGAATCTTGTTGTTGGTGCTGCTAAAGATGGCTCAATAATAAAGGTAAGCGATGTAGCCACTGTTGTTGACGGAACCAAAAAAGCATCGAAACTGGCACGTATTAATGGAAAACCTGCCATAGGTCTCAGTATTCAAAAACAAACCGATGGTAACGCAGTTGAAATAAGCAAAAATGTTAAGACTTTAATTGCTAGCTTCGAGAAAGAGTACGCTAAGCAGAACCTAAAATTCACCATTGCCACCGATTTGTCGGATTTTACTCAGGATGCAATAGATGGTGTTATGGTAGACCTTGTATTTGCCATTGTTCTTGTATCAATTACGATGTTACTGTTCTTGCATACATTCCGAAACTTGATTTTCATATTCGTTTCAATCCCAACATCAATTATATCAACCTTTACATTCTTCTGGCTATTTGGGTTCTCGCTTAACATCATGACTCTGTTGGCAATGTCCATTGTTGTTGGTGTAATTGTTGACGATGCCATTGTGGTACTCGAGAACATCTACCGCCACCTGGAGATGGGTAAATCGCGTTGGCAGGCATCAATTGATTCTATCAAGGAAATTGGACTAACCGTTACCTCGATCACCATCGTACTAATTGCAGTATTCCTACCAATTGGTTTAACATCAGGAATGACCGGGCAAATGCTTCGATCTTTCTCGTTGGTAATTGTTATGTCGATACTTGTAAGTCTTTTGGTATCGTTCACTTTAGTTCCTTTATTAACGTCTCGTTTCGGGAAATTGAAGGTGTGGGATAAAAATAGACTCTTCGATCGGTTCCTTCTTGGTTTCGAAAAATTTGTAACAGGATTCAAGAACCTCATTATGTCTGCACTTAATTGGGCACTAGGACATAAATTAGCCACAATGATTGGTGCAACAGTACTCCTGTTCGGATCATTCTACTTAGTGGGAGGTGGATTTATTCAAACTGAAATGATGGATCAAGGCGACCGTGGGGAGTTTATTATTGCCATGGAACTCGATAGATCGGCAACAATTGAACAAACCAACAGTTTCTGCCTCGGAATTGAAAAAAAGATGCTTGAATATCCCGAAATATCGAGTGTTTACACCAAGGTTGGGTCAAAGGGTGGTAGCATGTCGATTACGGAAACTCCATACGGTGCTGAATTCAATGTAAAACTTGTTGATAAAAACAAAAGGGAGCTGAGCGCAAAACTATTCGGGAAAAAACTCAAAAATGATCTTAGTGCAACATTTGTTGGTCCTACGTTTAAGGTAAGCGAGGTTAGTATGGTCGGTAGCACCTCTACTCCTATTGAAATATATGTTCGCAGTAGCAACTTTGAGGATGCAAAAGCTTATGCCAAAATAGTGGCTAATGAACTACGAAACATTGAAGGAACCGTTGATATTGAATCGTCAGTTGAGGCCGGTGATAAAGAATTAGTAGTTCGGGTTGATCGAGAAAAACTTGCCAAACTAGGGCTTACAATTGGAGAGATCGGTCAACAAATGTACATGTCATACGAGGGGAATCGAGACCTTAAGTACCGCGATGGCAGCAATGAATACGATCTGTTCATCTCTCTTGATGAATTCGACAGAAAGAGTAAAGCCGATGTTGAGAACATCTCATTCACCAACCGCGCGGGGCAACTAATTAAACTATCGCAGGTAGCCAATATCACAGAAGGAGAAAGCCCATCAACGCTGAATCGATACAACAAACTACCATCAGTTCGTATTGCCGGTAACACCATAGGAAAAACCATTGGTACCATTGGTGCCGAGATTAAGGAACGTTTGGCAAAAACCGATAAGCCTGCAGGTGTAGATGTTGTGTATGCCGGTAGTATGGAGCAACAATCCAAATCGTTCTCCAGCTTGGGAATTGCCCTACTAGCGTCAATAATCTTTATGTACCTTATCATGGTTGCATTATATGATAGTTACGTTTACCCTATGGTAGTTATGCTCTCATTGCCATTAGCCATAGTGGGAGCACTACTCGCCCTTGCACTATCGGCAAAGAGTTTGAGTTTGTTCTCTATCATGGGAATCATTATGCTGATGGGACTTGTAGCGAAAAATGCTATTCTTGTCGTGGACTTTGCGAATAACGCTCAAGAACTTGGCAAAAAGGCAAAAGATGCAATCGTTGAGGCTACATCGGTGCGCTTTAGGCCTATTCTTATGACCAACCTAGCGTTAGTTGTAGGACTACTTCCAATCGCTTTAGGATCGGGAGCTGGGGCAGAGTGGAAAAATGGACTTGGCTGGGTATTGATTGGAGGTTTAACAAGCTCGATGTTCCTCTCTATGATTATTGTACCAGTGCTTTATGTAATCCTCGACAAACTGGTTAAAAGAACAAAAAAAGAGGTTATAAAAAGCGAACTAATTAAAACCAATGAACTCATCTCTGAAAACTAG